CCTTGATTCAATGTTTTGTTTTGCCAACTCACGAATAGACTTAATATCGATATCAATTTCTGGAATTTTATTTTTCCCAAACAAAAGTTTGCTGCAATGAGAATGATAGTCATCTTCACTCTGTTTCGCACATAGGAGGCAAAATTTCATTTTCTTTCCCCTATTACACTGACTGCACCAATACAATCTTCACATACTGTCAGTAGGATACCAAACCGATCTTTTTTATTAAGTTTCCAAATGTTTTGTGTGAGGTTAAGCAACCAACCTTCAGGGATTAAACCATCAAAAAATGGAAAAAGAGTTTTTGATTGGTATGGTTCTTTTTGTTTTGGCAAAGTAAAACTAATCGCAGGATAGGCTTCATTATTTAGGAAACTTTCGTTGTATTGGAATACATAGCCATTTTCATTCTCGAATATCTCTCCTGCAAAAATATCTCTGTAGAAAACGTTTCCCTTACGATTCATATTCGCTACCTTTTGATTTTGGTTTTGGAACCAGTTTCGCACCGAAGGCTTCTAATACCTGATTCACTTTGTCCATTCTTAGTGATGGCTTTCCTTGTTCTAATTCTCTAATAAATCGTAAGCCAACGCCTGTCATGCGAGCTAGATCTTCCTGAGTTAATGAATTCTTTTTTCGTTCCTTTTTGACAAAATCAGATAAATGATCTAGTTCCATATATGTACCTTATCGGGTATAAAAATTAAGAAGTAAAGCAAAATAGTCCCGATCGGGTATATTCCATATTGCCAACGGATGATTATACCCTAAAGGGTACAATAAGGAGAATTATAAAAAAAACCGAAGCAATTTTACATTTTTTTCATAAAAATTCGAAAAATCGCAAAATGAGTTCTCCGATATTCGAAAACTTTATAAAATCTAGGTAAGAAATTGAAGGAGAATAGATATGATAAATCTATTAGAAACAAAAGAAGAGAGTATTCTGACTCAAGAGCAAATTCAAAGTGCTGTGATGATTATCCAGGCATTGCATAAAAGAAAAGATAGCTTTCAGATCCTTTTCCCTGAACTATCAGCC
The sequence above is drawn from the Leptospira meyeri genome and encodes:
- a CDS encoding helix-turn-helix transcriptional regulator, whose amino-acid sequence is MELDHLSDFVKKERKKNSLTQEDLARMTGVGLRFIRELEQGKPSLRMDKVNQVLEAFGAKLVPKPKSKGSEYES
- a CDS encoding HipA N-terminal domain-containing protein is translated as MNRKGNVFYRDIFAGEIFENENGYVFQYNESFLNNEAYPAISFTLPKQKEPYQSKTLFPFFDGLIPEGWLLNLTQNIWKLNKKDRFGILLTVCEDCIGAVSVIGERK